A stretch of the Ktedonobacterales bacterium genome encodes the following:
- the hemE gene encoding uroporphyrinogen decarboxylase, with amino-acid sequence MQRNTVSSSVPPHTGVARFLDACNHKQPDMTPVWFMRQAGRCLAEYRELRKRFNDDILKMAKTPDVAAQISLMPVDKFGVDGAVLYADIMLPLQGMGIAVEIEPEVGPIIHNPVRTMQAVEALRVIDPEESTPYVLEAIRLVRRELEGKKAIIGFSGAPFTLACYMIEGRPSRDYAIAKALMYGEPEAWHALMDKLTEVVSRYLVAQIHAGVDVVQLFDSWVGALSPSVYRRFVLPYSQRIFEVVKATGAPAIHFGTDTASLLEVITEAGGDVISVDWRVDLDEAWARIGPERGIQGNLDPTLLLTSWETVEQGMQDILRRADNRPGHIFNLGHGVLAPTSPDLLRRLVDAVHETTARTSSVA; translated from the coding sequence ATGCAGCGCAATACTGTGTCCTCTTCAGTTCCGCCTCATACGGGCGTAGCCCGTTTTCTTGACGCCTGCAATCATAAGCAGCCAGATATGACGCCCGTCTGGTTCATGCGCCAGGCCGGGCGCTGCCTCGCCGAATACCGAGAACTGCGCAAACGCTTCAACGACGATATTTTAAAGATGGCAAAGACCCCCGATGTCGCCGCGCAGATTAGCCTGATGCCGGTGGACAAGTTTGGCGTTGACGGCGCGGTTCTCTATGCCGATATTATGCTTCCACTTCAGGGGATGGGCATCGCGGTTGAGATTGAGCCAGAAGTTGGCCCGATCATTCATAATCCGGTGCGCACGATGCAGGCGGTTGAGGCGCTGCGCGTGATTGACCCGGAAGAATCAACGCCATATGTGCTGGAGGCGATTCGCCTGGTCCGCCGCGAACTGGAGGGCAAGAAGGCTATTATCGGCTTTTCTGGCGCGCCGTTCACGCTGGCCTGTTATATGATCGAGGGTCGGCCTTCACGCGATTACGCGATTGCCAAAGCCCTGATGTATGGAGAGCCGGAAGCCTGGCACGCCCTGATGGATAAGCTGACCGAGGTGGTTTCGCGCTATCTGGTGGCGCAAATCCACGCCGGGGTTGATGTGGTGCAACTTTTCGATAGCTGGGTCGGCGCGCTTAGCCCCAGCGTCTATCGGCGTTTTGTCTTGCCCTATAGCCAGCGCATCTTCGAGGTGGTGAAAGCCACCGGCGCGCCTGCTATCCACTTTGGCACCGACACGGCGAGCTTGCTGGAAGTTATTACCGAAGCGGGCGGCGATGTCATCAGCGTTGATTGGCGCGTTGATCTCGACGAAGCCTGGGCGCGTATTGGCCCTGAGCGTGGCATCCAGGGCAACCTTGATCCCACCCTTCTGCTGACTTCGTGGGAGACGGTTGAGCAGGGTATGCAAGATATTCTTCGGCGGGCCGACAATCGGCCAGGGCATATCTTTAACCTGGGGCATGGGGTGCTGGCCCCGACCTCACCCGATCTACTGCGCCGATTGGTTGATGCGGTTCACGAAACCACTGCGCGAA